A genomic region of Spirochaetota bacterium contains the following coding sequences:
- a CDS encoding SpoIIE family protein phosphatase: MKYFYYISGKIGYTSAIALITSLVGGVCVIFGYYLGTSFIIASYFQITSNIIKWLPWALSFTAILYCIQFGLLTPIKIPALFRSFRDINHNLHGDRLSPDISDDELKHLYNHIVLFPLYNTFSCILYGIISAIALIALIYLDNMKSGNFNIQNMYMIIKIVSIGGMTSVIIFAMSTYLLTDILTGRERATCYNELRRRFINIRPRVLVGVRFKFSLFAVLMIITLLTFGALIEKGRFYSEANLTAIVIYFFVSVAAGFLLMFVNTNSIVRIFTDITRVAREIASGGEVHFKVLPLEREFSAIEYAMMEMKVEIDEHRKNLELKVEERTRELQEALSDLKDRDNLIQKQLDMASTIQRSILPRHLEDWSELKFSVKYLAMEKIGGDFYDVLKLSNNKLGILVADVSGHGIPAALVTSMAKVSFSNACRKHSSPKKIFQEVNQDILDNVKTQDYMTCFMAIIDDEYNVTYTNASHQRCIILRTDEERIELLDTGGLFIGALEDARDTYEEKMTTLNYGDRMIMFTDGISEATNEKREGYSTERLETLILENRHVSLDDFTNLIIEDVKGFIGNAQVEDDITLLVVELSRDHTIEIIKNVKKMIADGKYNESIDTLKRGLILYPDDPKLLYNLAKTYFKVNDFEQVVEYISKYIKRDKGNRYALYIGGAAYYQLNDYTNAIDLLEQAISIDPTFINALFALGMVYKKHEITDKAVQYFDKVLKIDTDNMRAQAELKELKNIGS; the protein is encoded by the coding sequence ATGAAATATTTTTATTATATCAGCGGAAAAATAGGTTATACCTCAGCAATTGCTCTCATAACATCTCTCGTTGGAGGCGTTTGTGTTATCTTTGGTTATTATTTGGGTACATCATTTATTATTGCCTCTTATTTTCAGATTACTTCTAACATCATTAAATGGCTTCCCTGGGCTCTATCCTTCACTGCTATCCTCTATTGTATACAATTTGGTTTACTTACACCAATAAAGATTCCAGCCCTTTTCAGATCATTTAGGGACATTAATCATAACCTACATGGAGATAGGTTGAGCCCTGATATTAGTGATGACGAGCTAAAACACTTATATAATCATATTGTGCTATTCCCTTTATACAACACATTTAGCTGTATATTATATGGTATTATTTCTGCAATAGCCCTGATCGCATTAATATACCTTGATAATATGAAATCAGGTAATTTCAATATCCAGAATATGTATATGATCATTAAAATTGTTTCCATCGGAGGAATGACCAGTGTAATCATTTTTGCAATGTCAACATATCTATTAACAGACATACTCACAGGTCGTGAGAGGGCTACATGCTATAATGAATTACGCAGAAGGTTTATTAACATACGGCCAAGGGTTCTTGTAGGAGTAAGGTTTAAGTTTAGCCTTTTTGCGGTTTTAATGATTATTACTTTGCTTACCTTTGGAGCCTTAATTGAGAAGGGTCGTTTTTACAGTGAAGCCAATCTCACAGCAATTGTGATCTATTTTTTTGTATCTGTTGCAGCAGGCTTTTTGTTGATGTTTGTTAATACAAACTCCATTGTTCGAATATTTACAGACATTACCAGAGTAGCCAGAGAGATAGCCTCTGGAGGCGAGGTGCATTTTAAGGTGCTTCCACTTGAAAGAGAATTCTCAGCGATTGAATACGCTATGATGGAAATGAAGGTGGAGATAGATGAGCATAGGAAAAATCTCGAATTGAAGGTTGAGGAGAGAACCAGGGAATTACAGGAAGCCCTGTCAGACCTAAAGGATAGGGATAATCTGATCCAAAAACAACTGGATATGGCAAGCACTATTCAAAGAAGCATATTACCCAGGCATTTAGAAGATTGGAGTGAGTTAAAATTTTCAGTTAAATATCTGGCTATGGAAAAGATCGGTGGGGACTTTTATGATGTACTGAAGCTTTCAAACAACAAGTTGGGCATATTGGTCGCAGATGTGTCCGGTCACGGAATTCCTGCAGCTTTAGTCACTTCAATGGCCAAGGTCTCCTTTAGCAACGCCTGTAGAAAACACAGTTCTCCAAAAAAAATATTTCAGGAAGTAAATCAAGACATACTTGATAATGTAAAGACTCAAGATTATATGACTTGCTTTATGGCCATAATAGATGATGAGTACAATGTAACCTATACCAATGCCAGTCATCAAAGGTGTATAATTCTTCGAACAGATGAGGAGAGGATAGAACTACTGGATACTGGGGGATTGTTTATTGGAGCCTTAGAGGATGCCAGGGATACTTATGAGGAAAAGATGACAACACTAAATTATGGCGATAGAATGATAATGTTTACTGATGGTATTTCGGAGGCTACAAATGAGAAAAGGGAGGGATATTCCACCGAAAGATTGGAAACATTGATATTGGAGAATAGACACGTGTCATTAGATGATTTTACAAATTTAATAATAGAGGATGTTAAGGGATTTATTGGGAATGCGCAGGTAGAGGATGACATAACACTACTCGTCGTTGAGCTATCGAGAGATCATACAATTGAAATAATAAAAAATGTGAAAAAGATGATAGCTGATGGGAAATATAATGAATCAATTGATACCTTAAAGAGGGGACTCATCCTCTACCCGGATGATCCGAAACTCCTATACAATCTTGCAAAGACCTATTTTAAGGTTAATGATTTTGAACAAGTAGTTGAGTATATCAGCAAATATATAAAAAGGGATAAGGGGAATAGGTATGCCCTATATATTGGCGGGGCTGCTTACTATCAGTTAAATGATTATACCAATGCGATCGATTTGCTGGAACAGGCAATTAGTATAGATCCAACATTTATAAACGCATTGTTCGCATTGGGGATGGTATATAAAAAGCATGAAATAACTGATAAGGCTGTTCAATATTTTGATAAAGTGTTAAAGATTGACACTGACAATATGAGAGCGCAGGCTGAATTAAAGGAATTAAAAAATATTGGCAGCTAA
- a CDS encoding DHH family phosphoesterase — protein MIKHKIKTIHEKNKIINNIINAMADRKSFLILGHINPDEDCVSSMIAFAILLTKFDKIAQIYINSHIPGNIVYLLDICKFNSIDIINNTDRINSKIDTIVICDTPKRKMVDMNKKIAKLVDRKDILKIEIDHHIASDGEYIGDEGYSLVTDASSTCELIGIIALKLRNKRRILRRFLISDPFSRNLVLSILTGIVGDTNMGQYLKSRREKIYYDIFANMYNDILMKVTIKETNFTKIDEIFQELQKLSVQEEECYDYIIEKQNYIDSVGYIILNQRDMDYLCKEFDEDIIVSVSKHIANELAERSGKVSLLVYYDNSRKSDMIQFRMRRCHDYKKFDLRRVLDIFTIHDGGGHEGAIGFRFPRKDIKNLEEYTNEIIDGVVNTIAKL, from the coding sequence ATGATTAAGCATAAGATAAAAACCATTCACGAGAAGAATAAAATAATCAATAATATAATAAATGCAATGGCTGATAGAAAAAGTTTCTTAATTCTCGGTCACATAAATCCGGATGAAGATTGTGTATCATCTATGATTGCCTTCGCAATTCTACTGACTAAATTTGATAAGATTGCTCAAATATATATCAATAGTCATATCCCTGGTAATATCGTCTATCTGTTAGATATCTGTAAATTTAATTCCATTGATATAATTAATAATACTGATAGGATTAACTCCAAGATCGATACAATTGTAATATGTGATACCCCCAAACGCAAGATGGTGGATATGAATAAGAAAATAGCTAAATTAGTAGATAGAAAGGATATCCTGAAAATAGAAATTGATCACCATATAGCAAGTGATGGGGAATACATCGGCGATGAGGGTTACTCTTTAGTCACTGATGCCTCTTCGACATGTGAATTGATTGGCATTATTGCCCTCAAATTGAGAAATAAGAGGCGTATATTAAGGAGATTTCTGATATCAGATCCATTTTCAAGGAATCTTGTCCTAAGTATTCTCACAGGAATAGTGGGTGATACAAATATGGGCCAGTATCTAAAATCGAGAAGAGAAAAAATATATTATGATATTTTTGCTAACATGTATAACGATATACTCATGAAGGTTACGATAAAGGAAACCAATTTTACTAAAATTGATGAGATATTTCAGGAACTTCAAAAATTGTCTGTGCAGGAAGAGGAATGCTATGATTATATTATTGAGAAACAGAACTATATTGACTCTGTGGGTTATATAATCCTAAATCAGAGAGATATGGATTATCTGTGTAAGGAGTTTGATGAAGATATTATTGTATCCGTTTCAAAACATATCGCCAATGAGTTGGCTGAGAGAAGCGGAAAGGTAAGCCTTCTGGTATATTATGATAATTCAAGAAAATCTGATATGATACAATTTCGAATGAGAAGATGTCATGATTATAAAAAATTTGATTTACGGCGGGTCCTTGATATCTTTACTATTCACGATGGCGGGGGGCATGAAGGGGCAATTGGGTTTAGATTCCCCAGGAAGGATATTAAAAATTTGGAGGAGTATACCAATGAGATAATAGATGGAGTTGTGAATACCATCGCTAAGCTGTAA
- a CDS encoding adenylate/guanylate cyclase domain-containing protein, with protein MNNVFKFTKNQLIALLITLIIFLMFVFIYSKTNLFDGLEKGAIDFRYFLRDPSEKSKKIREGVRRYKKNPRARDDIIILGIDLNTIRSFAEEGNYWPFPWNIHAKFTRYVGSGNPLAIFFDIMFVDHKPHKEEFARSIRSAKNVFLDYAFESEEVDKKISDIEERKKLLDRLRFPLDPNDNLPPWVEDVEPPIPILSSAARGIGCANIRPDPTDPTIRKLPMIIKFNGFYYPSVDMVIVMHYYGIGKNDIEIKIGKHIKLKNLPIEKMAKPNEAREISIPIDREGFMNINYIGGYGSFQHYPYYYFYQDGEMTNKSLENKIILVAAYAATGIASDIHKSPYGETYGIEHHANMLNTILNQDFIVELSDFENILILLIIALLLGIILVRISIVKSIVLTVIFIIGYIIGVYILFDTISLICIFATPLIQIGVTFSVIIAYRVLTEQREKKYIRQTFSKFVSKSVVDDLLKNPEKLKLGGEKKILTVLFSDIRGFTSISEKMTPEGLVEHLNEYLESMTDITFKYYGTLDKYVGDEIMAFWGAPISQEDHALLACKAALEMMIKLDDLNKKWRGKGKPELDIGIGINTGDMVVGNMGSSSRMDYTLMGDNVNLGARLEGTNKVYKTNIIISEFTYEYVKDSVIVRELDVIRVKGKELPVKIYELIDIKE; from the coding sequence ATGAATAATGTATTTAAATTTACAAAAAATCAACTTATAGCCCTTTTAATAACCTTAATCATATTTCTAATGTTTGTCTTCATATATTCCAAAACCAATCTATTTGATGGATTGGAAAAGGGGGCCATTGATTTTAGATACTTTCTCAGAGACCCCTCAGAAAAATCGAAGAAGATTCGTGAGGGTGTAAGGAGATATAAAAAGAATCCCAGGGCAAGGGATGATATAATAATTCTGGGAATAGATTTAAATACCATAAGAAGTTTTGCTGAAGAGGGAAACTACTGGCCCTTTCCATGGAATATTCACGCAAAATTTACTCGGTATGTGGGAAGCGGAAATCCATTAGCAATATTTTTTGATATTATGTTCGTGGATCATAAACCACATAAAGAGGAATTTGCGCGTTCAATAAGATCTGCAAAAAATGTATTCCTGGATTATGCATTTGAATCGGAAGAGGTAGATAAGAAGATCTCTGATATCGAGGAACGTAAGAAATTGCTAGATAGATTAAGATTCCCATTGGATCCAAATGATAACCTCCCGCCATGGGTAGAGGATGTAGAACCGCCAATACCGATATTATCCAGCGCGGCAAGGGGTATTGGCTGTGCGAACATTCGGCCAGATCCAACCGACCCTACCATAAGAAAGCTGCCAATGATTATTAAATTCAATGGTTTTTATTATCCCTCTGTGGATATGGTTATTGTGATGCATTACTATGGGATTGGCAAAAATGATATAGAGATTAAGATAGGCAAGCATATAAAGCTAAAAAATCTACCAATCGAGAAGATGGCCAAACCTAATGAGGCAAGAGAGATATCCATACCCATTGACAGGGAGGGCTTCATGAACATCAATTATATTGGTGGATATGGGAGCTTTCAGCACTATCCTTATTATTATTTCTATCAGGATGGTGAAATGACAAACAAATCTCTGGAGAATAAGATTATCCTTGTAGCCGCTTATGCAGCCACTGGGATTGCTTCAGATATTCATAAATCACCCTATGGTGAAACCTATGGGATAGAACATCATGCTAATATGTTGAATACCATACTCAATCAGGACTTTATTGTTGAACTGAGCGATTTCGAGAATATCCTGATCCTTCTTATAATAGCATTATTATTAGGTATAATATTAGTAAGGATATCGATAGTTAAATCAATCGTACTTACCGTAATCTTTATAATAGGCTATATTATTGGAGTATACATACTCTTTGACACAATTAGCCTCATTTGTATTTTTGCCACACCCCTTATTCAGATAGGGGTAACATTTTCAGTTATTATTGCTTATAGGGTGTTGACTGAACAGAGGGAGAAAAAATATATAAGACAAACATTTTCAAAATTTGTCTCAAAATCTGTTGTAGACGATCTTCTCAAGAATCCGGAGAAATTGAAGCTAGGAGGTGAAAAGAAGATACTAACAGTGCTCTTCTCAGATATTAGAGGGTTTACCTCAATCTCTGAAAAGATGACTCCTGAAGGTCTTGTTGAGCATCTTAATGAATATCTGGAATCAATGACTGATATCACATTTAAATATTATGGCACATTGGATAAATATGTAGGTGATGAGATTATGGCATTCTGGGGTGCCCCAATTTCCCAGGAGGATCATGCCCTATTGGCTTGTAAGGCCGCGCTTGAGATGATGATTAAGCTAGATGATTTGAATAAGAAATGGAGAGGAAAGGGTAAACCTGAATTAGATATAGGAATCGGCATAAACACTGGAGATATGGTTGTTGGAAATATGGGATCCTCATCCAGAATGGATTACACCCTGATGGGTGATAATGTTAATCTCGGAGCTAGACTTGAGGGTACTAATAAGGTATATAAGACTAACATAATTATAAGTGAATTCACCTATGAATATGTAAAGGATAGTGTAATTGTACGCGAGCTGGATGTTATAAGGGTAAAGGGTAAGGAACTGCCTGTTAAGATATACGAGTTGATCGATATTAAAGAGTAA